A window of the Salvelinus fontinalis isolate EN_2023a chromosome 26, ASM2944872v1, whole genome shotgun sequence genome harbors these coding sequences:
- the thoc1 gene encoding THO complex subunit 1, which produces MSPPILFNFNDAKDTFTAATRSALDNKTSKPLINAFNQITGNETEKKTTLDQALRQVLEEQIVEKKALVDDFLSLIYLSIDGVTEGICSATTPFLLLGDILDCLPLDQCDKIFSFVEENVSTWKSNSFYTAGKNYLLRMCNDLLRRLSKSQNTVFCGRIQLFLARLFPLSEKSGLNLQSQFNLDNITVFNKNEQESTLGQRPTEEKEDGMEVEEGEMGDEEPGAPAPCSIPIDYNLYRKFWTLQDYFRNPVQCYEKFSWITFLKYSDETLAVFKSFKLDDMQASKRKLEELRTAGGDHVYFAKFLTSEKLMDLQLSDSNFRRHILLQYLVLFQYLKGQVKFKSSSCILNDDQCLWMEETTKLVYQLLKEIPPDGDKFATMVEHVLNTEENWNSWKNEGCPSFVKDRPVDDKPKRPTRKRQAPEDFLGKGPDRKVFMGNDELTRLWNLNHDNMAACQSESREFMPSLEDFFEEAIEQADPANMVENEYKVVHNSNYGWRALRLLSRRSPHFFQPTNQQFKSLADYLESMVIKLAKELPKDLPSEEIKTGEEDDEDNSDTLLKESNDSPSMQNKLVSNQQMDEIAAKLGAQWKTLAGQLEIKAAEIREIETDSEDVDMQAKLLLVAWQDREGTQATVESLVTALNAAGFPKIADILNET; this is translated from the exons ATGTCTCCTCCGATCTTATTCAACTTCAACGATGCAAAAGATACATTTACT GCCGCAACCAGAAGTGCGTTGGACAACAAAACCAGCAAACCTTTGATAAACGCATTCAACCAGATCACTGGAAA TGAGACAGAGAAGAAGACCACCCTTGACCAAGCTCTAAGGCAGGTCCTGGAGGAGCAGATT GTGGAAAAGAAAGCACTCGTCGATGACTTCCTGTCTCTCATCTATCTCAGCATTGATGGAGTCACTGAAG GTATCTGCTCCGCCACTACTCCTTTCCTACTTTTGGGAGATATTCTGGACTGTCTACCTCTTGATCAGTGTGATAAGATCTTCTCCTTTGTTGAAGAGAATGTCTCCACTTGGAAGTCT AACTCCTTCTACACTGCTGGGAAGAACTACCTGTTAAGGATGTGTAATG ATCTTTTGAGGAGGTTGTCCAAGTCTCAGAACACAGTCTTCTGTGGGCGGATCCAGCTGTTCCTGGCTCGTCTCTTCCCCCTGTCGGAGAAATCAG gtctGAACTTGCAGAGCCAGTTTAATCTCGACAACATCACAGTGTTCAACAAAAACGAGCAGGAAAGCACTCTAGGCCAAAGG CCCACAGAGGAAAAAGAGGATgggatggaggtggaggagggggagatgggagatgaggaaccTGGTGCACCTGCACCTTG TTCCATCCCCATCGACTACAACCTATACAGGAAGTTCTGGACCCTGCAGGACTACTTTAGAAACCCTGTTCAGTGTTACGAAAAGTTCTCCTGGATTACTTTCCTCAAG TATTCAGATGAGACGTTGGCGGTGTTTAAGAGCTTCAAGCTGGACGACATGCAGGCTTCTAAGAGGAAGTTGGAGGAGCTGAGGACAGCGGGAGGAGACCACGTCTACTTCGCCAAGTTCCTCACCAGCGAGAAG CTAATGGACCTGCAGCTCAGTGACAGTAACTTCAGACGACACATCCTCCTGCAGTACCTTGTCCTGTTCCAGTACCTCAAGGGACAGGTCAAGTTCAAAAG CTCCAGTTGTATCCTAAATGATGACCAGTGTTTGTGGATGGAGGAGACCACCAAACTGGTGTACCAG CTTCTCAAAGAGATCCCACCTGATGGAGACAAGTTTGCCACCATGGTTGAG CATGTCTTAAACACAGAGGAGAACTGGAACTCGTGGAAAAATGAGGGATGCCCAAGCTTTGTGAAGGACAG accaGTAGATGACAAGCCCAAGAGACCCACGAGGAAAAGACAAGCTCCAGAAGATTTCCTGGGTAAAGGCCCTGACAGGAAGGTCTTCATGGGGAA TGATGAACTCACGAGACTTTGGAATCTGAACCACGACAATATGGCGGCTTGTCAGTCCGAGAGCAG GGAGTTTATGCCTTCTCTGGAGGATTTCTTTGAAGAGGCCATTGAACAGGCAGACCCAGCCAACATGGTGGAAAATGAATACAA GGTGGTTCATAACTCTAACTATGGATGGCGAGCCCTGCGTCTGCTGTCCAGGAGGAGTCCTCACTTCTTCCAGCCTACCAACCAGCAGTTCAAGAGCCTGGCCGACTACCTAGAGAGCATGGTCATCAAACTGGCCAAGGAGCTGCCG AAGGACCTTCCGTCTGAGGAGATAAAGACCGGGGAGGAAGACGATGAAGACAACAGTGACACCCTACTCAAGGAGAGCAACGACA GTCCGAGCATGCAGAACAAGCTGGTGTCCAACCAGCAGATGGATGAGATAGCAGCCAAGCTGGGTGCCCAGTGGAAGACCCTGGCTGGCCAGCTGGAGATAAAGGCAGCAGAGATCCGGGAGATTGAGACAGACAGCGAGGATGTGGACATGCAGGCCAAGCTGCTGCTGGTGGCCTGGCAGGACCGCGAGGGGACACAGGCCACCGTTGAGAGTCTGGTTACAGCCCTCAATGCTGCTGGCTTCCCCAAGATTGCAGACATCCTCAATGAGACATAG